The window CACGAGAACACGCGCGTCGGACTCAATGCCAACCTCGCCGTATTCCTCTCGGGCTTCTTCGGCCTCGGCATGGTCTTGAAGAGCTTCATTCAGGGGAACGAAGCTTATCGCGGTGCGTCGCAGGCGGGGCTTGAGACGTACATTTTCGGGCAGGCGGCATACATGCTCGAAGCCGATGTGAAGCTCATCGCCTTCGTCGCTGCGCTCTGCGCGGCGCTGCTCTTCGCCTTCTACAAGGAGCTGAAGGTCTTCGTCTTCGACGCCGAGTATGCGCGTGCCGTGGGGCTTCCCGTGCGCCTGCTGCAAGTCCTGCTGCCCTTTTTGACGATCGCCGTCATCGGTATCGGCATCAAGGCGGTCGGCGCGATTCTCATCAGCTCGTTCCTCATCATCCCGTGCGTCGCGGCGAGCCAGTGGTCGGATGATTTTGCACACGTGCTCTTCCTGAGCGCCGTCTTCGGCGTCGTCGCAGCTCTCGCAGGCACCTATGTGAGCACGCTGGAGCAGGGAATGTCGACGGGGCCGAGCATCATCCTCGCGGCCTCTGCCATCGCCTTTTTGTCCAT of the Selenomonas sputigena genome contains:
- a CDS encoding metal ABC transporter permease; this translates as MDILMNYAFQIIALGTALLAAVAAPVGALSVYKGQSLIGDAIGHATFPGVVLAFMAFSTRSPAVLLVGAMAAAAVTFFAIQAAHENTRVGLNANLAVFLSGFFGLGMVLKSFIQGNEAYRGASQAGLETYIFGQAAYMLEADVKLIAFVAALCAALLFAFYKELKVFVFDAEYARAVGLPVRLLQVLLPFLTIAVIGIGIKAVGAILISSFLIIPCVAASQWSDDFAHVLFLSAVFGVVAALAGTYVSTLEQGMSTGPSIILAASAIAFLSMFFGKRGAFRKRGRREEA